From one Streptomyces sp. NBC_01478 genomic stretch:
- a CDS encoding bifunctional glycosyltransferase/CDP-glycerol:glycerophosphate glycerophosphotransferase has product MADHPRLSVVVPFQDVETYLTECLESIARQSFRDFEVILVDDGSTDRSTAIAAEFCAADPRFRLIRQEPQGPGHARNTGLRAMHPRGEFIAFVDGDDVIPEYAYELLVRTVEESGSDFVSGNVQMMNSTKKWQSPLHKTPMQKSRRGTHITRFEALIYDRTVWNKLFRRSFWDYHFIEFPEGVLYEDSWVNMFAHFRAAKVDVVTDIVYFWRRREGGAAPSITQRHTELSNLRDRVAAVQSVSRFLAERRSRLYEESKRKYDLACLKSDLMLHLKVLPDADEEYQQAFMEWANAFLDEADATIIDELPAEARVKWLLVRDWRLPELLEVIRFERRGGPMPVQRRFHRYLKYPYLGDREVGIDKKAYRLDKEFSLHGSLDGARWSTNGHLLTLSGSAYVRFINVHKKHMSVKAIALRNKKQGRMVITTAKTTYAPQATEQSNQNRYCYDWAGFESRIDTTRLKRRGQWVEGTWDVAAGVLSRGLFRYRGIDRGGAGSAANPPYRYVDKNTRVLPVFLQGKLKLRVEIVRSRITGHRIDGDQLELNGVYLGPKVPEWGKLRVTSMSGTGEHDARVHFRPGGEGWCSFTARVPLRVLIPGHRVDAQAGADVPESWNMGSNGWKTTFHVEGRKMTIYPVVAEETLDGHYRMPSALQTREGDREVVVHRNGSGYLVLFERATLPMANDFVWGEDGSLQITGRYLAADRLTEREYRDAHLVVRSRAHGAEREVPLRWDGNAFRAVLSPAAMRTLAGEIPLAAGRWDFFLRRQDLSSVAREDRLEDLMVKIEQSLVEAFPKDFEENERRYELQAEAYDRLSLLVHSAMPDDARGPYRQKLLRTKAYPAARRKKVRPAILFDAFKGTQYSDSPRALHEELVRRGVDIEHLFVVRDDQVQVPPTATPVRMWSPQWYEALATSRYVVANNHLPDWFQKRDGQVVVQTWHGTPLKKIGHDIEAIHFADQRYLERVEKEVQNWDMLVSPNSFSTPILKRAFGFPGEMVESGYPRNDILRRPDTEQQEQEIRRRIGLPDGKRVVMYAPTWRDDQYYAPGKYKLDFRVDLADARARLAADHVLLVRRHPNVVDPVPGAGDGFVFDVSDYPDMADLSLITDVMITDYSSLMFDYVNTGRPILFFTYDLDHYRDTLRGFYFDFERSAPGPLVYSSEDLVTAIRGIDGIQDAYAERYRWFQREFCDLDDGHASARLADRMLVAGGDLAPEEARAPAVGTVDTSHQGRPLTPISWNAQHWFTPQRHPAQPAAAAPRSVNALPAQPMPADTRVPSGTANGPQRQTVRPQQSAAPADGSQDRFHDEPSPPGRIVEGVVV; this is encoded by the coding sequence TTGGCGGATCATCCGCGTCTCAGTGTTGTCGTTCCCTTTCAGGATGTTGAGACCTATCTCACGGAATGTCTGGAGTCGATCGCACGGCAGTCGTTCCGTGATTTCGAGGTGATTCTCGTCGACGACGGTTCCACCGACCGTTCGACGGCCATTGCCGCCGAGTTCTGTGCGGCGGACCCGCGTTTCCGGCTCATCCGCCAGGAGCCGCAGGGGCCGGGTCACGCCCGGAACACCGGTCTGCGGGCCATGCATCCGCGCGGCGAGTTCATCGCGTTCGTCGACGGTGACGACGTCATTCCCGAGTACGCCTACGAACTCCTCGTGCGCACGGTGGAGGAGTCCGGCTCGGACTTCGTCTCGGGCAACGTGCAGATGATGAACTCCACCAAGAAGTGGCAGTCGCCGCTCCACAAGACCCCGATGCAGAAGAGCCGGCGCGGCACCCACATCACCCGGTTCGAGGCGCTCATCTACGACCGCACCGTCTGGAACAAGCTGTTCCGGCGGTCCTTCTGGGACTACCACTTCATCGAGTTCCCCGAAGGCGTCCTCTACGAGGACTCCTGGGTCAACATGTTCGCCCACTTCCGGGCCGCCAAGGTCGACGTCGTCACCGACATCGTCTACTTCTGGCGCCGTCGCGAGGGCGGCGCCGCCCCCTCGATCACCCAGCGCCACACCGAGCTGTCCAACCTGCGCGACCGCGTCGCCGCCGTCCAGTCGGTCAGCCGTTTCCTGGCCGAGCGACGCTCCCGGCTGTACGAGGAGAGCAAGCGCAAGTACGACCTCGCCTGCCTCAAGTCCGACCTGATGCTGCATCTGAAGGTGCTCCCGGACGCGGACGAGGAGTACCAGCAGGCCTTCATGGAGTGGGCCAACGCGTTCCTCGACGAGGCCGACGCCACCATCATCGACGAGCTGCCGGCGGAGGCCCGGGTCAAGTGGCTCCTGGTGCGCGACTGGCGGCTGCCCGAACTGCTGGAGGTCATCCGGTTCGAGCGGCGGGGCGGACCGATGCCCGTCCAGCGCCGGTTCCACCGCTACCTCAAGTACCCCTACCTCGGGGACCGGGAGGTGGGCATCGACAAGAAGGCCTACCGACTGGACAAGGAGTTCTCGCTGCACGGGTCGCTCGACGGCGCCCGCTGGAGCACGAACGGCCATCTGCTGACCCTGAGCGGCTCGGCGTACGTCCGTTTCATCAACGTGCACAAGAAGCACATGTCGGTGAAGGCGATCGCCCTGCGCAACAAGAAGCAGGGGCGGATGGTGATCACCACGGCGAAGACCACCTACGCGCCGCAGGCCACCGAGCAGTCCAACCAGAATCGTTACTGCTACGACTGGGCCGGCTTCGAGTCCAGGATCGACACCACCCGTCTCAAGCGCCGCGGGCAGTGGGTCGAGGGCACCTGGGACGTCGCCGCCGGCGTGCTCAGCCGCGGCCTGTTCCGCTACCGGGGCATCGACCGCGGCGGCGCCGGATCCGCCGCCAACCCGCCGTACCGCTACGTCGACAAGAACACCCGGGTCCTGCCCGTGTTCCTCCAGGGCAAGCTCAAGCTACGCGTGGAGATCGTGCGCTCCCGGATCACCGGCCACCGGATCGACGGCGACCAACTGGAGCTGAACGGCGTCTATCTCGGGCCCAAGGTGCCCGAGTGGGGCAAGCTCCGGGTCACCAGCATGAGCGGGACCGGGGAGCACGACGCACGGGTCCACTTCCGGCCCGGCGGAGAGGGCTGGTGCTCGTTCACCGCCAGGGTCCCGCTGCGCGTCCTCATACCGGGACACCGGGTCGACGCCCAGGCCGGGGCGGACGTACCCGAGTCCTGGAACATGGGCAGCAACGGCTGGAAGACCACCTTCCATGTCGAGGGCCGGAAGATGACCATCTATCCGGTGGTCGCGGAGGAGACGCTCGACGGGCACTACCGCATGCCCTCCGCGCTGCAGACCCGCGAGGGCGACCGGGAGGTCGTCGTCCACCGCAACGGCTCCGGCTACCTCGTGCTCTTCGAGCGCGCGACCCTGCCCATGGCGAACGACTTCGTCTGGGGCGAGGACGGCTCCCTGCAGATCACCGGCCGCTATCTGGCCGCCGACCGGCTGACCGAGCGGGAGTACCGCGACGCCCACCTCGTGGTGCGCTCCCGGGCGCACGGCGCGGAACGCGAGGTCCCGCTCCGGTGGGACGGCAACGCCTTCCGCGCCGTCCTCTCGCCGGCCGCCATGCGGACCCTGGCCGGCGAGATCCCGCTGGCCGCCGGGCGCTGGGACTTCTTCCTGCGCCGTCAGGACCTGTCGTCGGTGGCCCGCGAGGACCGGCTCGAAGACCTCATGGTGAAGATCGAGCAGTCCCTCGTCGAGGCCTTCCCGAAGGACTTCGAGGAGAACGAGCGCCGCTACGAACTCCAGGCCGAGGCCTACGACCGGCTCTCCCTCCTCGTGCACTCCGCGATGCCGGACGACGCGCGCGGCCCGTACCGCCAGAAGCTGCTGCGCACCAAGGCCTACCCGGCCGCGCGGCGGAAGAAGGTACGCCCCGCGATCCTCTTCGACGCCTTCAAGGGCACCCAGTACTCCGACAGCCCCCGCGCCCTGCACGAGGAACTGGTGCGGCGGGGCGTCGACATCGAGCACCTCTTTGTCGTCCGCGACGACCAGGTCCAGGTCCCGCCGACCGCGACCCCCGTGCGCATGTGGTCGCCGCAGTGGTACGAGGCGCTGGCCACCAGCCGGTACGTCGTCGCCAACAACCACCTGCCCGACTGGTTCCAGAAGCGTGACGGCCAGGTCGTCGTACAGACCTGGCACGGCACCCCGCTGAAGAAGATCGGCCACGACATCGAGGCCATCCACTTCGCGGACCAGCGCTACCTGGAGCGGGTCGAGAAGGAGGTGCAGAACTGGGACATGCTGGTCTCGCCCAACAGCTTCTCCACCCCGATCCTCAAGCGTGCCTTCGGATTCCCGGGCGAGATGGTGGAGTCGGGATACCCGCGCAACGACATCCTGCGCAGACCCGACACGGAACAGCAGGAACAGGAGATCCGCCGGCGCATCGGCCTGCCCGACGGCAAGCGGGTCGTGATGTACGCGCCGACCTGGCGCGACGACCAGTACTACGCGCCCGGCAAGTACAAGCTGGACTTCCGGGTCGACCTCGCGGACGCCCGGGCCAGGCTGGCCGCCGACCATGTGCTCCTGGTCCGCCGCCACCCCAACGTGGTCGACCCGGTGCCGGGCGCCGGCGACGGCTTCGTCTTCGACGTCTCGGACTACCCGGACATGGCCGATCTGTCCCTGATCACCGACGTGATGATCACGGACTACTCGTCCCTGATGTTCGACTACGTCAACACCGGGCGCCCGATCCTGTTCTTCACCTACGACCTGGACCACTACCGGGACACGCTGCGCGGCTTCTACTTCGACTTCGAACGCAGTGCGCCCGGCCCCCTGGTGTACTCCTCCGAGGACCTGGTGACCGCCATCCGGGGAATCGACGGGATCCAGGACGCCTACGCCGAGCGGTACCGCTGGTTCCAGCGGGAGTTCTGCGACCTCGACGACGGCCATGCCTCGGCACGGCTCGCGGACCGGATGCTGGTCGCCGGCGGCGATCTCGCCCCGGAGGAGGCACGGGCGCCGGCCGTCGGCACCGTCGACACGAGTCACCAGGGGCGCCCCCTCACGCCGATCTCCTGGAACGCCCAGCACTGGTTCACCCCGCAGCGACACCCGGCGCAGCCCGCGGCCGCCGCCCCCCGGTCCGTGAACGCGCTGCCCGCGCAGCCGATGCCGGCCGACACCCGGGTTCCCTCCGGCACGGCGAACGGGCCGCAGCGGCAGACGGTGCGGCCGCAGCAGTCGGCCGCGCCGGCGGACGGATCGCAGGATCGTTTCCATGACGAGCCGTCACCCCCGGGAAGGATCGTCGAGGGCGTGGTCGTATGA
- a CDS encoding endonuclease/exonuclease/phosphatase family protein has product MHPAPSPSGHMGIPWRRLAVAAAALLGLATVVTAVQSYGPTRSYASSRTLTVATWNMCGVRQWGCAPTGSWAEKRTQLSHLATRAGARVVFLQETCDAELESVRRELGGSWHTAFHAYSERDRAGHTTPIRCATPGAGTAGFAILAAYRLSAVTTVAAQQPTAGVRRGILCATVAAHDLRVCTAHLSPRHSDAVHPEWEFRDDQLKALARAGAARRTVYGGDLNVNPPGSRNPFSWVWPAGPYTTHPECDQTSGSSRAGRATHVSGHKFDYLFTGLPRAGCTVRDTGRSDHFALLLKVRTG; this is encoded by the coding sequence ATGCATCCCGCTCCCTCCCCGTCCGGGCACATGGGCATCCCCTGGCGCAGGCTCGCCGTCGCCGCGGCGGCCCTGCTCGGACTCGCCACCGTGGTGACCGCGGTCCAGTCGTACGGCCCCACCCGCTCCTACGCGTCGTCCCGGACGCTGACCGTGGCGACCTGGAACATGTGCGGGGTCCGGCAGTGGGGCTGTGCCCCGACCGGCAGTTGGGCGGAGAAGCGGACGCAGCTCAGCCACCTCGCGACCCGGGCCGGGGCCCGGGTGGTCTTTCTCCAGGAGACCTGCGACGCGGAGCTGGAGTCGGTGCGCCGGGAACTCGGCGGGTCCTGGCACACGGCGTTCCACGCGTACTCCGAGCGCGACCGGGCGGGGCACACGACGCCGATCCGCTGTGCGACGCCCGGGGCGGGCACCGCCGGTTTCGCGATCCTCGCCGCCTATCGTCTGTCGGCCGTCACCACCGTGGCCGCGCAGCAGCCCACCGCGGGGGTGCGGCGCGGCATCCTGTGCGCCACGGTCGCGGCGCACGACCTCCGGGTGTGCACGGCCCATCTGAGCCCGCGGCACAGCGACGCCGTACACCCCGAATGGGAGTTCCGCGACGACCAGTTGAAGGCGCTGGCCCGCGCGGGGGCCGCGCGGCGCACGGTGTACGGCGGTGATCTGAACGTGAATCCGCCGGGGTCCCGCAACCCCTTCTCCTGGGTGTGGCCGGCCGGCCCCTACACCACGCACCCGGAGTGCGACCAGACGTCCGGTTCCTCCCGGGCGGGCCGGGCGACCCATGTGTCGGGCCACAAGTTCGACTACCTCTTCACCGGGTTGCCCAGGGCCGGCTGCACGGTGCGCGACACCGGCAGGTCGGACCATTTCGCCCTGCTCCTGAAGGTGCGCACGGGCTGA
- a CDS encoding hyaluronoglucosaminidase, with amino-acid sequence MTVGRRIFLGAFTAGAVTVAVAPDAAADGEYTEYTAPAQFYGTSTTAHTVTINHKATSGSAVALNVTSDNPETSAMYLTGVESGRGTLKIAHVGYADGSDANASALSIDLQTSGTASQGIYLTATNGATKGALLVLRNNDGLDDLVVKGTGRIGVGIDRGATPQSQLHVVQRGGAASAILAEGAVRLADVTTEPTNAPAAAGGGSLYARDGKLFWKGSAGTVTQLASA; translated from the coding sequence ATGACAGTCGGACGAAGAATCTTCCTCGGCGCCTTCACCGCGGGCGCCGTCACCGTCGCCGTCGCCCCGGACGCGGCGGCCGACGGCGAGTACACCGAATACACCGCGCCCGCCCAGTTCTACGGCACCTCCACGACCGCCCACACGGTGACGATCAACCACAAGGCCACCTCCGGGTCGGCGGTGGCGCTCAACGTGACCTCGGACAACCCCGAGACCTCGGCGATGTATCTGACCGGCGTCGAGAGCGGCCGCGGCACGCTGAAGATCGCCCATGTGGGATACGCCGACGGCTCGGACGCGAACGCCTCCGCCCTGTCCATCGACCTCCAGACGTCGGGCACGGCCTCCCAGGGCATCTATCTGACCGCCACCAACGGCGCGACCAAGGGCGCCCTGCTCGTCCTGCGCAACAACGACGGCCTCGACGACCTCGTCGTCAAGGGCACCGGCCGGATCGGCGTCGGCATCGACCGCGGCGCCACGCCCCAGTCCCAACTCCACGTGGTCCAGCGGGGCGGAGCCGCGTCGGCCATCCTCGCCGAGGGCGCGGTACGCCTCGCCGACGTCACGACGGAACCGACCAACGCGCCCGCCGCGGCCGGCGGCGGCTCCCTCTACGCCCGCGACGGCAAGCTGTTCTGGAAGGGCTCCGCCGGTACGGTCACCCAACTGGCCTCCGCGTAA
- a CDS encoding 3-hydroxyacyl-CoA dehydrogenase NAD-binding domain-containing protein produces MSTTTELLKGAAELFPDEVVTSAHVRHLELPYGAGRFALITLDNGFDHTKPTTFGPASLANLNTAIDQVEKEAAAGEIVGVGITGKPFVFAVGADLKGVELLKNHDDALAIGKGGHEVFKRLADIAVPTFTYYNGAAMGGGVEVGLHCEYRTVSKHIAAFSLPEVFLGLVPGWGGCTLLPNLIGAEKAVSVIIENSLNQNKQLKGQQVFDLGIADALFEGADFLEQSLIWTANVLKGDIKVERPAIDRGEAWDQAVAKGRLVADSKVHGAAPAAYRALDIIEASKNGDLQQGYDAEDLALADLIMGGELRAGIYAFNLVQKRGKRPAGAPDKSLARPVTKVGVVGAGLMASQLALLFLRRLEVPVVLTDIDQERVDKGVGYVHAEIEKLLGKGRINQDKANRLTALVTGVLDKAEGFSDADFIIEAVFEEIGVKQQVFAEVEAVAPAHAILATNTSSLSVSEMASKLKNPERVVGFHFFNPVAILPLLEIVRGEQTDDASLATAFAVAKKLKKTAVLVKDAPAFVVNRILTRFMGEIQNVIDEGTPVAVAEKAVEPLGLPMSPLVLLELVGPAIGLHVSETLNRAFPDRFTVSPNLAAVVKAGKRGFYVYSAENGFKPELDPEVAALLQQGDSVLTEEQVRERVLDAVAQEIGLMLDEGVVAEAQDIDLCLITGAGWPFHLGGITPYLDREGVSERVNGKPFLAPGVASVPA; encoded by the coding sequence GTGAGCACCACCACCGAGCTTCTGAAGGGTGCGGCCGAGCTGTTCCCGGACGAGGTCGTGACGTCCGCGCACGTCCGTCACCTCGAACTGCCGTACGGCGCCGGGCGGTTCGCGCTCATCACGCTGGACAACGGCTTCGACCACACCAAGCCGACCACCTTCGGCCCGGCCTCGCTGGCGAACCTGAACACCGCCATCGACCAGGTCGAGAAGGAGGCGGCGGCCGGCGAGATCGTCGGTGTCGGCATCACCGGCAAGCCGTTCGTCTTCGCCGTCGGCGCGGACCTCAAGGGCGTCGAGCTCCTGAAGAACCACGACGACGCGCTCGCCATCGGCAAGGGCGGCCACGAGGTCTTCAAGCGCCTCGCGGACATCGCGGTGCCCACCTTCACGTACTACAACGGCGCGGCCATGGGCGGTGGCGTCGAGGTCGGTCTGCACTGCGAGTACCGCACGGTCTCGAAGCACATCGCGGCCTTCTCCCTCCCCGAGGTCTTCCTCGGCCTCGTTCCCGGCTGGGGCGGCTGCACGCTGCTGCCGAACCTGATCGGCGCCGAGAAGGCCGTCTCGGTGATCATCGAGAACAGCCTCAACCAGAACAAGCAGCTCAAGGGCCAGCAGGTCTTCGACCTCGGGATCGCCGACGCCCTCTTCGAGGGCGCGGACTTCCTGGAGCAGTCGCTGATCTGGACGGCGAACGTCCTCAAGGGCGACATCAAGGTCGAGCGTCCGGCGATCGACCGCGGCGAGGCCTGGGACCAGGCCGTCGCCAAGGGCCGTCTCGTCGCGGACTCCAAGGTGCACGGCGCGGCCCCGGCCGCCTACCGCGCGCTCGACATCATCGAGGCGTCCAAGAACGGCGACCTCCAGCAGGGCTACGACGCCGAGGACCTCGCGCTCGCCGACCTGATCATGGGTGGCGAACTGCGCGCCGGGATCTACGCGTTCAACCTCGTGCAGAAGCGCGGCAAGCGTCCGGCGGGTGCGCCCGACAAGTCGCTGGCGCGTCCGGTCACCAAGGTCGGTGTGGTCGGCGCGGGTCTGATGGCCTCGCAGCTCGCCCTGCTCTTCCTGCGCCGCCTCGAAGTACCGGTCGTCCTCACGGACATCGACCAGGAGCGCGTCGACAAGGGTGTGGGCTACGTCCACGCCGAGATCGAGAAGCTGCTCGGCAAGGGCCGTATCAACCAGGACAAGGCCAACCGCCTGACGGCCCTGGTCACCGGTGTGCTGGACAAGGCCGAGGGCTTCTCCGACGCCGACTTCATCATCGAGGCCGTCTTCGAGGAGATCGGCGTCAAGCAGCAGGTGTTCGCGGAGGTCGAGGCGGTCGCCCCGGCGCACGCGATCCTCGCCACCAACACCTCCTCGCTGTCGGTGAGCGAGATGGCGTCGAAGCTGAAGAACCCCGAGCGGGTCGTCGGCTTCCACTTCTTCAACCCGGTGGCGATTCTGCCCCTGTTGGAGATCGTGCGCGGCGAGCAGACGGACGACGCCTCGCTCGCGACCGCGTTCGCGGTGGCCAAGAAGCTGAAGAAGACAGCGGTGTTGGTGAAGGACGCCCCGGCGTTCGTCGTCAACCGCATCCTCACCCGCTTCATGGGCGAGATCCAGAACGTCATCGACGAGGGCACGCCAGTCGCCGTCGCGGAGAAGGCCGTAGAGCCGCTCGGCCTGCCCATGTCCCCGCTGGTTCTCCTGGAGTTGGTCGGTCCGGCCATCGGGCTGCATGTCTCGGAGACCCTCAACCGGGCCTTCCCGGACCGCTTCACGGTCTCCCCGAACCTCGCGGCGGTCGTCAAGGCGGGCAAGCGCGGCTTCTACGTCTACTCCGCCGAGAACGGGTTCAAGCCCGAACTCGACCCCGAGGTCGCGGCGTTGCTCCAGCAGGGCGACTCCGTCCTGACCGAGGAGCAGGTGCGGGAGCGGGTCCTGGACGCGGTGGCGCAGGAGATCGGGCTGATGCTCGACGAGGGTGTCGTCGCCGAGGCGCAGGACATCGACCTGTGCCTGATCACGGGCGCGGGCTGGCCCTTCCACCTGGGCGGCATCACGCCGTACCTGGACCGCGAGGGTGTCTCGGAGCGGGTGAACGGCAAGCCGTTCCTGGCGCCGGGTGTGGCGAGCGTTCCGGCGTAA
- a CDS encoding thiolase family protein, whose translation MPRTVRDVVFVDGVRTPFGKAGPKGIYHETRADDLVVKAIRELLRRNPGLDPAQIDEVAIAATTQIGDQGLTLGRTAGILAGLPQSVPGYSIDRMCAGALTAVTTTAGSIAFGAYDAVIAGGVEHMGRHPMGEGVDPNPRFVSEKLVDDSALFMGMTAENLHDRYPTITKQRADEYAVRSQEKAAKAYANGKIQQDLVPISVRNTNEQVGETGWGLVTADEPMRPGTTLENLAGLKTPFRVHGRVTAGNAAGLNDGATASIIASEDFARENNLPVKMRLVSYAFAGVEPEVMGYGPIPATEKALAKAGLSIEDINLFEINEAFAVQVLAFLEHYGIADDDERVNQYGGAIAFGHPLASSGVRLMTQLARQFEEQPNVRYGLTTMCVGFGMGATVIWENPHFEGDK comes from the coding sequence GTGCCTCGTACCGTCAGGGACGTCGTCTTCGTCGACGGCGTCCGCACCCCGTTCGGCAAGGCGGGCCCGAAGGGCATCTACCACGAGACCCGGGCCGACGACCTCGTCGTGAAGGCGATCCGGGAGCTGCTGCGCCGCAACCCCGGACTCGACCCCGCGCAGATCGACGAGGTCGCGATCGCCGCGACCACGCAGATCGGTGACCAGGGGCTGACCCTGGGGCGGACCGCGGGCATTCTCGCCGGGCTGCCGCAGTCGGTGCCCGGTTACTCCATCGACCGCATGTGTGCGGGCGCGCTGACCGCCGTCACGACCACCGCGGGCTCCATCGCCTTCGGTGCGTACGACGCCGTCATCGCCGGTGGTGTCGAGCACATGGGCCGCCACCCGATGGGCGAGGGCGTGGACCCGAACCCGCGGTTCGTGAGCGAGAAGCTGGTCGACGACTCCGCCCTGTTCATGGGCATGACGGCGGAGAACCTGCACGACCGCTACCCGACGATCACCAAGCAGCGCGCCGACGAGTACGCGGTGCGTTCGCAGGAGAAGGCCGCCAAGGCGTACGCCAACGGCAAGATCCAGCAGGACCTGGTGCCGATCTCGGTGCGCAACACCAACGAGCAGGTGGGCGAGACCGGTTGGGGTCTGGTCACCGCCGACGAGCCGATGCGTCCGGGGACCACCCTGGAGAACCTCGCCGGGCTCAAGACGCCGTTCCGTGTGCACGGGCGGGTCACCGCCGGCAACGCGGCCGGTCTGAACGACGGTGCCACCGCGTCGATCATCGCGAGCGAGGACTTCGCCCGCGAGAACAACCTGCCGGTGAAGATGCGCCTGGTCTCGTACGCCTTCGCGGGCGTCGAGCCGGAGGTCATGGGCTACGGCCCGATCCCCGCGACCGAGAAGGCGCTCGCCAAGGCGGGCCTCTCGATCGAGGACATCAACCTCTTCGAGATCAACGAGGCCTTCGCCGTACAGGTGCTGGCCTTCCTGGAGCACTACGGCATCGCGGACGACGACGAGCGCGTCAACCAGTACGGCGGCGCGATCGCCTTCGGCCACCCGCTGGCCTCGTCGGGCGTCCGCCTGATGACGCAGTTGGCCCGCCAGTTCGAGGAGCAGCCGAACGTCCGCTACGGCCTGACGACGATGTGCGTCGGCTTCGGCATGGGCGCCACGGTCATCTGGGAGAACCCGCACTTCGAGGGGGACAAGTGA
- a CDS encoding LacI family DNA-binding transcriptional regulator, with protein MTTTRVTIKDVAARAGVSKGAVSLAFNHKPGLSEATRERIFEAARELEWSPNLAARSLAGARIDVVGLALCRPARLLGLESFSMEFVSGVESVLTERSCGLLLRLVRDPEEEAGLLEAWWKARQIGGAILVDLWADDPRVAVVRRLGMPVVAVGDPSLTGGLTSVWVDEAAAVTEAVRYLGALGHRRIARVGGAAELGRTAVRTAAFEAAVRALGASGVRQVVTDQSGEAGARATRSLLAEAERPTAIVYDNDIMAVAGLAVAVEAGLGVPADVSLLAWDDSPLCRVTHPTLSAMGHDVHGFGADVARTLFGVIGREGPGSHPVPAPVLTPRGSTAPPGG; from the coding sequence ATGACGACAACTCGCGTCACCATCAAGGACGTTGCCGCGCGTGCCGGTGTGTCCAAGGGGGCGGTGTCGCTCGCCTTCAATCACAAGCCGGGGTTGTCGGAAGCGACCCGGGAGCGGATCTTCGAGGCCGCCCGGGAGTTGGAGTGGTCACCGAACCTGGCCGCGCGGTCGCTGGCCGGGGCGCGCATCGACGTCGTAGGACTCGCTCTGTGTCGGCCCGCGCGGCTGCTCGGGCTCGAATCGTTCTCCATGGAGTTCGTCTCCGGTGTGGAGAGTGTGCTGACCGAGCGGTCGTGCGGGCTTTTGTTGAGGCTCGTGCGGGATCCCGAGGAGGAGGCCGGGCTGCTGGAGGCCTGGTGGAAGGCCCGGCAGATCGGTGGGGCGATCCTTGTCGATCTGTGGGCCGACGATCCTCGGGTCGCGGTGGTGCGGCGGCTCGGGATGCCCGTGGTGGCCGTAGGGGATCCGTCGTTGACCGGCGGGCTGACCTCCGTGTGGGTCGATGAGGCCGCTGCCGTGACCGAGGCCGTGCGGTATCTGGGGGCGCTCGGGCATCGGCGGATCGCGCGGGTCGGTGGGGCGGCGGAGCTGGGGCGGACGGCCGTGCGGACCGCCGCCTTCGAGGCGGCGGTGCGGGCGCTGGGCGCGTCGGGGGTTCGGCAGGTGGTCACGGATCAGTCCGGGGAGGCGGGGGCGCGGGCCACCCGGTCGTTGCTGGCGGAGGCGGAGCGGCCCACCGCCATCGTGTACGACAACGACATCATGGCCGTCGCCGGGCTGGCGGTGGCCGTGGAGGCGGGGCTCGGGGTGCCGGCCGATGTGTCGCTGCTGGCCTGGGACGACTCCCCGCTGTGCCGGGTCACGCATCCGACGCTCTCCGCGATGGGCCATGATGTGCACGGATTCGGGGCGGACGTGGCCCGGACTCTGTTCGGGGTGATCGGCAGGGAGGGGCCCGGTTCGCATCCCGTGCCCGCTCCGGTGCTGACCCCGCGGGGGTCGACGGCTCCGCCCGGGGGATGA